One Thalassospira marina DNA window includes the following coding sequences:
- a CDS encoding putative quinol monooxygenase, translating to MIIILGHIHIPPADVGNFMDDIQAITPVIGDESGCYHYAVALKDAEQGQVVVAERWRDQPALGAHLAKPETVALMAKWDGKLQADIHKFDASNMRGLFDQAL from the coding sequence ATGATCATTATTTTGGGACATATCCATATCCCGCCTGCAGATGTTGGGAATTTTATGGATGATATTCAGGCCATAACACCCGTAATCGGTGATGAAAGCGGGTGCTATCATTATGCCGTTGCCCTCAAGGACGCAGAACAGGGCCAGGTTGTGGTTGCCGAACGCTGGCGTGACCAGCCCGCCCTTGGCGCGCATCTGGCAAAACCTGAAACCGTCGCCCTGATGGCGAAATGGGACGGTAAATTACAGGCCGATATCCACAAATTTGATGCCAGCAATATGCGCGGATTGTTCGATCAGGCTTTGTAA
- a CDS encoding NADP-dependent oxidoreductase, with the protein MSSTMKAVRQHGFGGPEMLVYEDAPMPKIGAGEVLVKTRAVGLNPPDWYLREGYKMLPPEWQPEVSFPVILGTDISGEVAAIGEDVSEFAVGDDVYAMVRFPDGLAGNSRAYAQYVSVPARELAPKPAAISHQQAAAAPMSVLTAWQFLIDLGHDAPNPLQEFAHKPVPLAGKKVLVNGAAGGVGHFALQIAKREGAHVIAVASGRHEALLRDLGTDEFIDYTKTTPEDVAHDLDLVIDALGGPTTGRFLRSLKRGGALFPIYPLGFADGAEAEKRGISVSATQVRSSGAQLAEIGNLLNDGSIRVVIDSSFALEDAAKAHERAAKGHIQGKIVLDVK; encoded by the coding sequence ATGAGCAGCACAATGAAAGCAGTGCGCCAGCATGGCTTTGGCGGGCCGGAAATGCTGGTTTACGAAGATGCCCCAATGCCGAAAATTGGCGCGGGGGAGGTTTTGGTCAAAACCCGTGCCGTCGGCCTTAACCCGCCAGACTGGTATTTGCGCGAAGGCTATAAAATGCTGCCGCCGGAATGGCAGCCCGAGGTCAGCTTTCCGGTTATTTTGGGTACCGATATTTCGGGTGAAGTCGCCGCAATTGGCGAGGACGTCAGTGAATTTGCCGTTGGTGACGACGTTTATGCGATGGTGCGTTTCCCCGACGGACTGGCAGGCAACAGCCGTGCCTATGCCCAATATGTAAGTGTGCCAGCCCGCGAACTGGCCCCCAAACCCGCCGCTATCAGCCACCAGCAGGCTGCAGCCGCACCGATGTCGGTTTTAACCGCGTGGCAGTTTTTGATCGATCTGGGCCACGATGCCCCCAACCCGTTACAGGAATTTGCCCATAAACCGGTGCCGCTGGCGGGCAAAAAGGTGCTGGTAAACGGGGCGGCTGGCGGGGTTGGACATTTTGCCCTGCAAATTGCCAAGCGCGAAGGTGCCCATGTGATTGCCGTGGCATCGGGCCGCCATGAAGCCCTGCTGCGCGACCTGGGGACGGATGAATTTATCGATTACACCAAAACCACCCCGGAAGACGTCGCCCATGATCTTGATCTGGTCATTGATGCGCTGGGCGGGCCAACAACGGGCCGTTTTTTGCGCAGCCTGAAACGGGGTGGTGCGCTGTTTCCGATTTATCCGCTGGGCTTTGCCGATGGGGCCGAGGCAGAAAAACGCGGCATCAGCGTTTCCGCAACGCAGGTCCGATCCAGCGGGGCGCAACTGGCCGAAATTGGCAATTTGCTGAATGACGGCAGCATCCGGGTTGTGATTGACAGCAGCTTTGCCCTTGAAGATGCAGCCAAAGCCCACGAACGCGCGGCCAAAGGCCACATCCAGGGCAAAATCGTTCTGGACGTTAAATAA